A region from the Patagioenas fasciata isolate bPatFas1 chromosome 27, bPatFas1.hap1, whole genome shotgun sequence genome encodes:
- the TLE5 gene encoding TLE family member 5 isoform X1 yields MMFPQSRHSGSSHLPQQLKFTTSDSCDRIKDEFQLLQAQYHSLKLECDKLASEKSEMQRHYVMYYEMSYGLNIEMHKQAEIVKRLNGICAQVLPYLSQEHQQQVLGAIERAKQVTAPELNSIIRQQLQAHQLSQLQALALPLTPLPVGLQPPSLPAVSTGTGLLSLSALGSQAHLSKEDKNGHDGDAHQDDDGEKSD; encoded by the exons ATGATGTTTCCACAAAGCCGGCACTCG GGCTCCTCTCACCTGCCGCAGCAGCTGAAGTTCACGACCTCCGACTCCTGCGACCGCATCAAGGACGAGTTCCAGCTGCTGCAGGCCCAGTACCACAG CTTGAAGTTGGAATGTGACAAACTAGCCAGCGAGAAGTCGGAGATGCAGCGCCACTACGTCATG TATTACGAGATGTCCTACGGGCTGAATATTGAAATGCACAAACAG GCTGAAATCGTCAAGAGGCTAAATGGGATTTGTGCGCAGGTTCTGCCCTACCTTTCACAAGAG CATCAGCAGCAAGTCCTGGGAGCTATCGAGCGAGCCAAGCAGGTTACGGCGCCAGAACTGAACTCCATCATCCGT CAGCAGCTTCAAGCTCACCAGCTGTCGCAGCTCCAAGCGCTCGCTCTGCCGCTGACTCCGCTGCCCGTGGGGCTGCAGCCCCCGTCCCTGCCCGCCGTCAGCACCGGCACCGGGCTGCTCTCGCTCTCGGCCTTGGGCTCCCAGGCTCACCTCTCCAAGGAGGACAAGAACGGCCACGACGGGGACGCCCACCAGGACGATGACGGGGAGAAATCCGATTAG
- the TLE5 gene encoding TLE family member 5 isoform X2: protein MMFPQSRHSGSSHLPQQLKFTTSDSCDRIKDEFQLLQAQYHSLKLECDKLASEKSEMQRHYVMYYEMSYGLNIEMHKQAEIVKRLNGICAQVLPYLSQEHQQQVLGAIERAKQVTAPELNSIIRQLQAHQLSQLQALALPLTPLPVGLQPPSLPAVSTGTGLLSLSALGSQAHLSKEDKNGHDGDAHQDDDGEKSD from the exons ATGATGTTTCCACAAAGCCGGCACTCG GGCTCCTCTCACCTGCCGCAGCAGCTGAAGTTCACGACCTCCGACTCCTGCGACCGCATCAAGGACGAGTTCCAGCTGCTGCAGGCCCAGTACCACAG CTTGAAGTTGGAATGTGACAAACTAGCCAGCGAGAAGTCGGAGATGCAGCGCCACTACGTCATG TATTACGAGATGTCCTACGGGCTGAATATTGAAATGCACAAACAG GCTGAAATCGTCAAGAGGCTAAATGGGATTTGTGCGCAGGTTCTGCCCTACCTTTCACAAGAG CATCAGCAGCAAGTCCTGGGAGCTATCGAGCGAGCCAAGCAGGTTACGGCGCCAGAACTGAACTCCATCATCCGT CAGCTTCAAGCTCACCAGCTGTCGCAGCTCCAAGCGCTCGCTCTGCCGCTGACTCCGCTGCCCGTGGGGCTGCAGCCCCCGTCCCTGCCCGCCGTCAGCACCGGCACCGGGCTGCTCTCGCTCTCGGCCTTGGGCTCCCAGGCTCACCTCTCCAAGGAGGACAAGAACGGCCACGACGGGGACGCCCACCAGGACGATGACGGGGAGAAATCCGATTAG